Proteins encoded in a region of the Nonomuraea helvata genome:
- a CDS encoding alpha/beta hydrolase, with the protein MRIVPAPIPSLEDLMLRKIKTSVVAALCCTVLGAGAAGCDGDAMENWDPLAPATRTADAAPISGTEKIDVAGRSVNVSCSGDPEKGRPVVVLMHGGGDGLDKLAAIQKTLSRQHRVCSYNRLGAGASDRPDGPQSFAGTGKILTGVLDRVAGDGPVVLAGHSLGGLIAARYAPDHQDRVKGLVLMDATPPTMVDDITKVIPESATGPAAELRAQNLAIFQGENPEKLVITDGKVRSAGNIPVEVIQHGKPYLAAVPEYGPRLEQAWAAGQRKWLALSSGGKLSTAKKSGHYIYVDQPDVAVQAIERVTEQAARQTRGR; encoded by the coding sequence GTGCGCATCGTCCCGGCGCCGATTCCCTCACTGGAGGACCTCATGCTCCGCAAGATCAAGACATCCGTTGTGGCCGCGCTGTGCTGCACCGTGCTCGGCGCGGGGGCCGCCGGCTGCGACGGCGACGCGATGGAGAACTGGGACCCCCTCGCCCCCGCCACGCGGACAGCCGATGCCGCCCCGATCTCCGGGACCGAGAAAATCGATGTCGCGGGCCGGTCGGTGAACGTGTCGTGTTCGGGCGACCCGGAGAAAGGCCGGCCGGTCGTCGTCCTGATGCACGGAGGAGGCGATGGGCTGGACAAGCTGGCCGCCATCCAGAAGACGCTGAGCAGGCAGCACCGGGTCTGTTCCTACAACCGGCTCGGCGCGGGCGCGAGCGACCGGCCGGACGGCCCTCAGAGCTTCGCCGGCACCGGGAAGATCCTGACCGGGGTGCTCGACCGCGTCGCCGGCGACGGCCCGGTTGTCCTGGCCGGGCACTCGCTGGGCGGGCTGATCGCCGCCAGGTACGCACCCGACCACCAGGACAGGGTCAAGGGGCTGGTCCTGATGGACGCCACCCCGCCGACCATGGTGGACGACATCACGAAGGTGATCCCCGAGTCCGCCACCGGCCCCGCGGCCGAGTTGCGCGCACAGAACCTGGCGATATTCCAGGGCGAGAACCCGGAGAAGCTCGTCATCACCGACGGCAAGGTCCGTTCCGCAGGGAACATCCCGGTGGAGGTGATCCAGCACGGGAAGCCGTACCTCGCGGCCGTCCCCGAGTACGGGCCGCGCCTGGAGCAGGCGTGGGCCGCAGGCCAGCGCAAATGGCTTGCGCTGTCCAGCGGCGGCAAGCTGAGCACGGCCAAGAAGAGCGGGCACTACATCTATGTCGACCAGCCCGATGTCGCCGTCCAGGCCATCGAACGCGTCACCGAGCAGGCCGCACGTCAAACGCGCGGGCGGTGA
- a CDS encoding maleylpyruvate isomerase family mycothiol-dependent enzyme — protein MCEQTSASAAGVALLERAIEYALGSLRIVTTAALCRATPCADWNLQRLLDHLADSLQTLNAAATGRIALPPAISRGACRNPALLLRDGATEVLALWTATLASNRTGGAPPGNQMIAIADHHLTSPVVAAVGAIEIAVHGWDVARSCGEHRPIPSLMADELLDLAQLFVTGDDRPHRFAPRVTVSPHAPAEDRLLAYLGRDPN, from the coding sequence ATGTGCGAGCAGACATCGGCATCGGCCGCGGGGGTGGCGCTGCTGGAGCGGGCGATCGAGTACGCGCTGGGCAGCCTGCGCATCGTCACGACGGCAGCCCTCTGCCGGGCGACACCCTGTGCGGACTGGAACCTCCAGCGTCTGCTCGACCACCTGGCCGACTCGCTCCAGACCCTGAACGCCGCCGCCACCGGCCGCATCGCCCTGCCACCGGCGATCTCAAGGGGCGCCTGCCGCAATCCGGCGCTCCTCCTCCGGGACGGCGCCACCGAAGTGCTGGCCCTGTGGACGGCCACTCTCGCGAGCAACCGGACCGGGGGCGCCCCTCCGGGGAACCAGATGATCGCCATAGCCGACCACCACCTCACGAGCCCGGTGGTGGCCGCGGTGGGCGCGATCGAGATAGCCGTGCACGGCTGGGACGTGGCCAGATCCTGCGGCGAACACCGCCCGATCCCGTCCCTGATGGCCGACGAACTGCTGGACCTGGCCCAGCTGTTCGTCACCGGGGACGACCGGCCGCACCGGTTCGCCCCGCGCGTGACCGTGTCCCCGCACGCCCCCGCCGAGGACCGCCTCCTGGCCTACCTCGGCCGCGATCCGAATTGA
- a CDS encoding response regulator transcription factor, with product MSSPVRVLVCDDQALIRTGFATIIDAQPDLEVVGECGDGRAAVDLAHRLSPDIVVMDVRMPVLDGIGATRLLAGAGVENPIKVLVVTTFNLDEYVYEALRAGASGFLLKDAPPAQLLHGIRTVASGAALLAPEVTRQLVGRYASRIRPAQDTPDETALTPRELEVLRLIADGLSNSEIAATLVLSQETVKTYVSRILTKLDLRDRVQAVVYAYRRGLVT from the coding sequence GTGAGCTCGCCGGTCCGGGTTCTGGTCTGCGACGACCAGGCGCTGATCCGCACCGGGTTCGCGACGATCATCGATGCGCAGCCGGACCTGGAGGTGGTGGGCGAGTGCGGCGACGGCCGCGCCGCGGTCGACCTCGCCCACCGGCTGAGCCCCGACATCGTGGTGATGGACGTGCGGATGCCGGTGCTCGACGGCATCGGGGCGACCCGCCTGCTGGCCGGCGCGGGGGTCGAGAATCCGATCAAGGTACTCGTGGTGACGACGTTCAACCTGGACGAGTATGTCTACGAGGCGCTGCGTGCGGGGGCAAGCGGGTTCCTGCTCAAGGACGCGCCGCCGGCGCAGCTCCTGCACGGCATCCGCACGGTCGCCTCGGGCGCCGCGCTGCTGGCTCCCGAGGTGACGCGGCAGCTCGTCGGCAGGTACGCCTCCCGGATCCGCCCGGCCCAGGACACGCCCGACGAGACCGCGCTGACCCCGCGCGAGCTGGAGGTGCTGCGCCTCATCGCCGACGGCCTGTCCAACAGCGAGATCGCCGCCACGCTGGTGCTCAGCCAGGAGACCGTCAAGACGTACGTGTCGCGCATCCTGACCAAGCTCGACCTGCGTGACCGCGTGCAGGCGGTGGTCTACGCCTACCGCAGGGGCCTGGTGACCTGA
- a CDS encoding SDR family oxidoreductase, with protein sequence MSFSYVVTGGGRGIGKAVVGRLLGEKDTVVAVERDPDALSWAGPRVVPVIGDAADEEVAAWAADLAQESGTLRGWVNNAAVFRDASVHSEPISEVRALITANLDLAVVGCATAVRHFLAAGTPGAIVNITSHQATRAVPGSLPYATAKAATEGLTRSLAVEYGRHGIRVNAVAPGSVATERYEAFLASHTPEGRQAVEEQLARLHPLGRVASPAEVASVVAHLLSDEAAFVNGATIPVDGGRTVLGLDPEARE encoded by the coding sequence ATGAGTTTTTCCTACGTCGTGACCGGCGGCGGACGCGGAATTGGAAAGGCCGTGGTAGGACGGCTGCTCGGCGAGAAGGACACCGTCGTGGCCGTCGAACGCGACCCCGACGCGCTCTCCTGGGCCGGCCCCAGGGTCGTCCCCGTGATCGGCGACGCGGCCGACGAGGAGGTCGCCGCCTGGGCCGCCGATCTGGCCCAGGAATCGGGCACCCTGCGCGGCTGGGTCAACAACGCGGCCGTGTTCCGGGACGCGTCCGTCCATTCCGAGCCGATCTCCGAGGTCAGGGCCCTGATCACGGCGAACCTCGACCTCGCCGTCGTGGGCTGTGCCACCGCCGTGCGCCACTTTCTCGCGGCCGGTACGCCCGGCGCCATCGTCAACATCACCTCGCACCAAGCCACCAGGGCGGTGCCCGGCAGCCTCCCGTACGCGACCGCCAAAGCCGCCACGGAGGGCCTGACGAGGTCGCTGGCCGTGGAGTACGGCAGGCACGGCATCAGGGTCAACGCCGTGGCCCCGGGCTCGGTGGCCACGGAGCGGTACGAGGCGTTCCTGGCCTCCCATACGCCCGAGGGGCGCCAGGCGGTCGAGGAGCAGCTCGCCAGGCTGCACCCCTTGGGCCGGGTCGCCAGCCCTGCGGAGGTGGCTTCCGTCGTGGCGCATCTCCTCTCGGACGAGGCCGCGTTCGTCAACGGCGCCACCATCCCCGTGGACGGCGGGCGTACGGTGCTCGGACTCGATCCGGAAGCGCGGGAATGA
- a CDS encoding MFS transporter → MIGALSITQTAGYGVLYYAFSVFIPPMSRDLHAGVAQLTGAITLAVLVSGVVAPVIGRWLDRHGGRGLMTVGSALGGLAVLAWSQVRSVTQLYLVCGVLGLASAMVLYEAAFAVIVAWFDATRRARALLAVTVVAGFASTIFLPLTGFLVHLYGWRQALVILAVGYVLTSVPLHALAVRSRRTPPRADRREIVGAALRERPFWLLAAAFLTQTGAAAVMGILLVTYLIALGHPPVFAAGAAGLLGVLSVTGRLVTTGLQGRWPVALTTAVMFGLQGLAAVLLPLVGRSLPGAVAAIVLFGLGFGVATIARPALLADRYGTGAYASLSGALALPITAAKAVAPLLAAGIAQFAGYPAVMGAVAAACALGALSLVAYDRGIRPGPAPA, encoded by the coding sequence ATGATCGGCGCACTCTCTATCACGCAGACCGCCGGTTACGGCGTGCTCTATTACGCTTTCTCTGTGTTCATCCCGCCGATGTCCCGCGACCTGCACGCGGGCGTCGCGCAGCTCACCGGGGCGATCACGCTGGCCGTGCTGGTGTCGGGGGTGGTGGCACCGGTCATCGGGCGCTGGCTGGACCGTCACGGCGGCCGCGGACTGATGACCGTGGGCTCGGCGCTCGGCGGTCTGGCGGTGCTGGCGTGGTCCCAGGTGCGCTCCGTCACGCAGCTGTACCTGGTCTGCGGGGTGCTGGGCCTGGCGTCGGCGATGGTGCTGTACGAGGCGGCGTTCGCGGTGATCGTGGCCTGGTTCGACGCGACCAGGCGGGCGCGCGCGTTACTCGCGGTGACGGTCGTGGCGGGGTTCGCGTCCACCATCTTCCTGCCGCTGACAGGCTTTCTCGTCCACCTGTACGGGTGGCGGCAGGCGCTGGTCATCCTGGCCGTCGGATACGTGCTGACCTCGGTCCCGCTGCACGCGCTGGCGGTGCGGAGCCGGAGGACGCCGCCGCGTGCCGACCGGCGTGAGATCGTCGGGGCGGCACTGCGCGAGCGGCCCTTCTGGCTGCTGGCGGCGGCCTTCCTCACCCAGACGGGCGCGGCCGCGGTCATGGGGATACTGCTGGTCACGTACCTGATCGCCCTCGGACATCCGCCCGTGTTCGCGGCCGGCGCGGCGGGGCTGCTCGGGGTGCTGTCCGTCACCGGGCGGCTCGTCACCACGGGGTTGCAGGGGCGGTGGCCGGTGGCCCTGACCACTGCCGTCATGTTCGGGCTGCAGGGGCTGGCGGCGGTGCTCCTGCCCCTGGTGGGGCGGAGCCTGCCGGGGGCCGTGGCCGCCATCGTGCTGTTCGGGCTGGGGTTCGGGGTGGCGACCATCGCCCGGCCCGCGCTGCTGGCCGACCGGTACGGCACGGGGGCGTACGCGTCGCTGAGCGGGGCGCTCGCGCTGCCCATCACGGCGGCCAAGGCGGTCGCGCCGCTGCTGGCGGCGGGGATCGCCCAGTTCGCCGGGTACCCGGCCGTCATGGGGGCGGTGGCGGCGGCATGCGCGCTCGGCGCCCTCTCCCTGGTGGCCTACGACCGCGGCATCCGCCCAGGCCCTGCCCCCGCCTGA
- a CDS encoding sensor histidine kinase — MIDLRRVTDLWRRSDAVVRDLPFGLLLAVVSLLPALHGKGTQVGDLPARPFDALAFVVIALESLPLAVRRRWPAVCLALVSLGFVLDQLHAYHVFASNAMPIALISAGAHLERHRRVTVVLLSMAYVPLALALARLGASEKVEGYVVFYLALALAWGIGAWLRSTRATEAERRRHVAEATRAAERTRIARELHDVVTHHVTAMVVQAEAARYLTAAPDRLDATLSAITDTGRRAITDLRHMLDLLKADHDTDVSMPSAGELHTLVEQTRQAGQPVEFAEEGSPAESAGSAEFVTYRVVQEALTNALKYAHGSPTAVRVRYGEKEISVVVSTDGPGSSTDGAGSRAASPGGSGRGLAGLRERVDALGGEFSADRQAGGGFVVRARIPAGSRS; from the coding sequence GTGATCGATCTACGGCGGGTCACGGACCTGTGGCGGCGGAGCGACGCCGTGGTCCGGGATTTACCGTTCGGCCTGCTGCTGGCCGTCGTATCGCTCCTGCCGGCGCTCCACGGCAAGGGGACGCAGGTCGGCGACCTGCCGGCCCGGCCCTTCGACGCGCTGGCGTTCGTGGTGATCGCCCTGGAGTCCCTTCCGCTCGCCGTGCGCCGGCGGTGGCCGGCCGTGTGCCTGGCCCTGGTGTCGCTCGGCTTCGTCCTCGACCAGCTCCACGCCTACCACGTGTTCGCGAGCAACGCGATGCCCATCGCGCTCATCAGCGCGGGCGCCCACCTGGAGCGTCACCGGCGCGTCACCGTGGTCCTCCTCTCCATGGCGTACGTGCCGCTGGCGCTCGCGCTCGCCCGGCTCGGCGCGAGCGAGAAGGTGGAGGGGTACGTGGTGTTCTACCTGGCCCTCGCCCTCGCGTGGGGCATCGGGGCCTGGCTGCGCTCCACCCGCGCCACCGAGGCGGAACGCCGCCGCCACGTCGCCGAGGCCACCCGCGCCGCCGAACGCACCCGGATCGCCCGCGAGCTCCACGACGTCGTGACACACCACGTGACGGCGATGGTCGTGCAGGCCGAGGCGGCCCGCTACCTGACGGCCGCGCCGGATCGCCTCGACGCGACGCTGAGCGCGATCACCGACACCGGCCGGCGGGCCATCACCGACCTGCGGCACATGCTCGACCTGCTCAAAGCCGATCACGACACCGACGTCAGCATGCCGTCCGCCGGCGAGCTCCACACGCTCGTGGAGCAGACCCGCCAAGCCGGGCAGCCGGTGGAGTTCGCCGAGGAGGGCAGCCCGGCGGAATCGGCGGGCAGCGCCGAGTTCGTGACCTATAGGGTCGTCCAGGAAGCCCTGACGAACGCCCTCAAATACGCCCACGGCAGCCCCACCGCGGTCCGGGTGCGCTACGGCGAGAAGGAGATCAGCGTGGTGGTCAGCACCGACGGCCCCGGCTCCAGCACCGACGGCGCCGGCTCCAGGGCCGCCTCTCCCGGCGGGAGCGGGCGGGGCCTGGCCGGGCTCCGCGAGCGGGTGGACGCCCTGGGCGGCGAGTTCAGCGCCGACCGGCAGGCGGGCGGCGGCTTCGTGGTACGGGCCCGCATCCCCGCGGGGAGCCGGTCGTGA
- a CDS encoding alpha/beta hydrolase, with product MAESREHTFTGTKGLNTVREWPHDRPRYVAVLIHGYGEHIGRYEYVADRLVRHGAAVYGLDHMGHGRSAGDRVLVADFEDVVTDVHAVEERARADHPGVPVVVIGHSMGGMIAARYAQRYGDGLAALVLSGPVIGAWEIVPTLLAYEELPDAPVDPATLSRDLSVGDAYAADPLVWHGPFKRATLEAFATTLAAIAKSGSLGPLPTLWVHGADDELVPLSGSRPGIEAIKGADLAERIYEGARHEVFNETNKDEVLDDVTNFVDRAI from the coding sequence ATGGCGGAGTCGCGCGAGCACACCTTCACCGGCACCAAGGGCCTCAACACGGTCCGCGAGTGGCCCCATGACCGCCCCCGATACGTCGCCGTCCTCATCCACGGGTACGGCGAGCACATCGGCCGCTACGAGTACGTCGCCGACCGGCTCGTCCGGCACGGCGCCGCCGTCTACGGCCTCGACCACATGGGTCACGGCAGGTCGGCGGGGGACCGGGTGCTCGTCGCGGACTTCGAGGACGTGGTCACGGACGTGCACGCCGTCGAGGAGCGCGCCAGGGCCGACCACCCCGGCGTCCCCGTCGTGGTGATCGGCCACTCCATGGGCGGCATGATCGCCGCCCGCTACGCCCAGCGGTACGGCGACGGGCTGGCCGCGCTCGTGCTGTCAGGGCCGGTGATCGGCGCATGGGAGATCGTCCCGACGCTGCTGGCCTATGAGGAGCTGCCGGACGCCCCCGTCGACCCGGCCACCCTCTCACGCGACCTCTCGGTGGGGGACGCGTACGCCGCCGACCCGCTGGTGTGGCACGGCCCGTTCAAGCGGGCCACGCTGGAGGCGTTCGCCACGACGCTGGCCGCCATCGCCAAGAGTGGCAGCCTCGGGCCGCTGCCCACGCTCTGGGTGCACGGGGCCGACGACGAGCTCGTCCCGCTGAGCGGCAGCCGTCCCGGCATCGAGGCGATCAAGGGTGCGGACCTGGCCGAGCGGATCTACGAGGGCGCCAGGCACGAGGTCTTCAACGAGACCAACAAGGACGAGGTCCTGGACGACGTGACGAACTTCGTCGACCGGGCTATTTAG
- a CDS encoding TetR/AcrR family transcriptional regulator, with amino-acid sequence MPVDPNPAGLAAEPSATAREQTRRRIIDVAIDLLERGGRDAITTRAVADAAGLQPPALYRLFGDKEGLLDAVAEHGFTRFLAAKHIDPDPQDPIKELRVGWDIAVEFGLANPALYALMYGEPTRSTVFRIGLELLMQRIRRLAVAGLLRVEEDLAAQIIHASARGAVLTWLSLPEPQRNPALLLALREAMITAVTTQEPAVQEQGPAGAARALRAALPDQNALSHAEQRLLTEWLDRLSA; translated from the coding sequence ATGCCGGTCGACCCGAACCCCGCAGGGCTTGCCGCGGAGCCCAGCGCCACAGCGCGCGAGCAGACCCGCCGCCGGATCATCGACGTCGCGATCGACCTGCTGGAGCGCGGGGGCCGCGACGCGATCACCACCCGCGCGGTCGCCGACGCCGCCGGACTGCAACCACCGGCCCTCTACCGGCTGTTCGGCGACAAGGAGGGGCTGCTCGACGCCGTGGCCGAGCACGGCTTCACCCGGTTCCTGGCCGCCAAGCACATCGACCCCGACCCGCAGGACCCGATCAAGGAACTACGCGTCGGCTGGGACATCGCCGTCGAGTTCGGACTGGCCAACCCCGCCCTGTACGCGCTGATGTACGGCGAGCCCACCAGGTCCACCGTCTTCCGGATCGGCCTCGAACTCCTCATGCAGCGCATCCGCCGCCTGGCCGTCGCGGGCCTGCTGCGCGTCGAGGAGGACCTCGCGGCCCAGATCATCCACGCCAGCGCACGCGGTGCCGTCCTGACCTGGCTGTCCCTGCCCGAGCCCCAGCGCAACCCCGCCCTCCTCCTCGCGCTGCGCGAAGCGATGATCACCGCCGTCACCACCCAGGAGCCGGCCGTGCAGGAGCAGGGCCCGGCCGGCGCCGCCCGCGCCCTGCGCGCCGCACTGCCCGACCAGAACGCTCTCAGCCACGCCGAACAACGGCTACTGACGGAATGGCTGGATCGACTGTCCGCATAG
- the recQ gene encoding DNA helicase RecQ gives MDTPTEVLHRVFGYDSFRAGQQEIIDHVVTGGDALVLMPTGGGKSLCYQIPALVRRGVGVVISPLIALMQDQVDALRALGVRAGFLNSTQDFDERQLVESEFLAGELDLLYLAPERLRVDATLRLLSKGEISVFAIDEAHCVAQWGHDFRPDYLELSTLRERWPEVPRIALTATATPATHAEISSRLGLDQARHFVAGFDRPNIHYRITPKSEPKRQLLEFLRTEHPGESGIVYCLSRSSVEKIAEFLVDNGIAAVPYHAGLDARTRATHQARFLREDGLIVVATIAFGMGIDKPDVRFVAHLDLPKSVEGYYQETGRAGRDGLPATAWMAYGLQDVVQHRRMAMEGDEAHRRRQVLHLDAMLALCETVGCRRVMLLDYFGQKGAEPCGNCDTCQTAPESWDGTIAAQKVLSTVLRLARERRQKFGVGQVVDILLGKKTAKVLQHGHETLSVFGVGADLGNAEWHGVVRQLLAQGLLAVESDYGALVLTDASAAVLRGQHEVLLRRDTLRPVRAKAAASAKDKAVAELSADAAPLFERLRSWRAATAKEQGVPAYVIFHDATLREIATVRPSSVVELSGINGVGENKLAKYGEQLLEVLREDA, from the coding sequence ATGGATACCCCCACCGAGGTTCTGCACCGCGTGTTCGGCTACGACTCGTTCAGGGCGGGACAGCAGGAGATCATCGACCATGTCGTGACCGGCGGCGACGCGCTCGTCCTCATGCCCACCGGCGGCGGCAAATCGCTCTGCTACCAGATCCCCGCGCTGGTGCGGCGTGGCGTGGGGGTGGTCATCTCCCCGCTGATCGCGTTGATGCAGGACCAGGTCGACGCGTTGCGCGCGCTCGGCGTGCGGGCGGGGTTCCTCAACTCGACGCAGGACTTCGACGAACGGCAGCTGGTCGAGTCCGAGTTCCTGGCCGGCGAGCTCGACCTGCTCTACCTCGCCCCCGAGCGGCTGCGGGTCGACGCCACGCTGCGGTTGCTGAGCAAGGGCGAGATCTCGGTGTTCGCCATCGACGAGGCGCACTGCGTGGCGCAGTGGGGGCACGACTTCCGCCCCGACTACCTCGAGCTGTCCACGCTGCGCGAGCGCTGGCCGGAGGTGCCGCGCATCGCGCTGACCGCCACCGCCACCCCGGCCACCCATGCCGAGATCTCCTCCAGGCTCGGCCTCGACCAGGCCCGCCACTTCGTCGCCGGCTTCGACCGGCCCAACATCCACTACCGCATCACGCCCAAGAGCGAGCCCAAGCGGCAGCTGCTGGAGTTCCTGCGCACCGAGCACCCCGGCGAGTCGGGCATCGTCTACTGCCTGTCGCGCTCCTCGGTCGAGAAGATCGCCGAGTTCCTGGTGGACAACGGCATCGCGGCGGTGCCGTACCACGCGGGGCTCGACGCCCGCACCCGCGCCACCCACCAGGCCCGGTTCCTGCGGGAGGACGGGCTGATCGTGGTGGCCACGATCGCGTTCGGCATGGGCATCGACAAGCCCGACGTGCGCTTCGTCGCCCACCTCGACCTGCCGAAGTCGGTCGAGGGCTACTACCAGGAGACCGGGCGCGCGGGCCGCGACGGTCTGCCCGCCACGGCGTGGATGGCGTACGGCCTCCAGGACGTCGTCCAGCACCGCCGCATGGCCATGGAGGGCGACGAGGCACACCGCCGCCGCCAGGTGCTCCATCTCGACGCCATGCTGGCGCTGTGCGAGACCGTGGGCTGCCGCCGGGTGATGCTGCTCGACTACTTCGGGCAGAAGGGCGCCGAGCCGTGCGGAAACTGCGACACCTGCCAGACGGCGCCGGAGTCGTGGGACGGCACGATCGCCGCCCAGAAGGTGCTCTCGACCGTGCTGCGGCTGGCACGGGAGCGGCGGCAGAAGTTCGGGGTGGGGCAGGTGGTCGACATCCTGCTCGGCAAGAAGACGGCCAAGGTGCTGCAGCACGGCCACGAGACGCTGTCCGTGTTCGGGGTGGGCGCGGACCTCGGCAACGCGGAGTGGCACGGCGTGGTGCGGCAGCTGCTGGCGCAGGGGCTGCTGGCGGTGGAGTCCGACTACGGGGCGCTGGTGCTGACCGACGCCAGCGCGGCGGTGCTGCGAGGGCAGCACGAGGTGCTGCTGCGCCGCGACACCCTGCGCCCGGTCCGGGCCAAGGCGGCGGCTTCTGCCAAGGACAAGGCGGTGGCCGAGCTGTCCGCCGACGCCGCCCCGCTCTTCGAACGGCTCCGCTCGTGGCGGGCCGCCACGGCGAAGGAGCAGGGGGTGCCCGCCTATGTCATCTTCCACGACGCGACGTTGAGGGAGATCGCCACCGTCCGGCCGTCCTCGGTCGTCGAGCTGAGCGGGATCAACGGCGTCGGGGAGAACAAGCTGGCGAAATACGGGGAGCAGCTGCTTGAGGTCCTCCGCGAGGACGCCTGA
- a CDS encoding amidohydrolase family protein has product MSDRLRIIGVEETVVVPAVHEAYQRAGSPQIPARGFGDGPIAENLRETGEQRLAHMDDQGIDVAVLSLSSPGVQDLPEADAITVAREANDQLAEIVAARPDRFQAFAAIPTQSPAAAAAELERAVGELGFPGAMLYGRTGDKLADHPDNDELYATAERLRVPLHFHPQLPVQPVIDAYYSGIGPIGAPLAGAAIGWYYDLGVQYLRMIFSGVFDRFPDLQVIAGHWGEVVMFYLDHTGFFAQAGGLQRPLADYFKQNFWVAGSGTNSPRYLRWTAEVMGTDRMLYSTDYPFTYGFRPGGFPYVDTSKGAARAFLEDAPFTDEQKADIAHRNWERLTARAFDVRPAR; this is encoded by the coding sequence ATGTCCGACCGCCTGCGGATCATCGGAGTGGAAGAGACCGTCGTCGTACCCGCCGTCCACGAGGCGTATCAGCGGGCCGGATCGCCACAGATCCCGGCTCGCGGCTTCGGCGACGGTCCGATCGCCGAGAACCTGCGCGAGACCGGTGAGCAGCGGCTGGCGCACATGGACGACCAGGGCATCGACGTCGCCGTGCTGTCCCTGTCGTCGCCGGGCGTGCAGGACCTGCCGGAGGCCGACGCGATCACGGTGGCCCGTGAGGCCAACGACCAGCTCGCGGAGATCGTCGCCGCGCGCCCCGACCGTTTTCAGGCGTTCGCCGCGATCCCCACCCAGTCGCCGGCCGCGGCCGCGGCCGAGCTGGAGCGCGCGGTGGGCGAGCTGGGCTTCCCCGGCGCCATGCTGTACGGCCGCACCGGGGACAAGCTGGCCGACCACCCGGACAACGACGAGCTGTACGCCACCGCCGAACGGCTCCGTGTGCCGCTGCACTTCCACCCGCAGCTGCCGGTCCAGCCGGTGATCGACGCCTACTACTCCGGCATCGGCCCGATCGGCGCCCCGCTGGCCGGAGCGGCGATCGGCTGGTACTACGACCTGGGCGTGCAGTACCTGCGGATGATCTTCTCGGGTGTCTTCGACCGGTTCCCCGACCTGCAGGTGATCGCTGGGCACTGGGGCGAGGTCGTCATGTTCTACCTCGACCACACCGGATTCTTCGCCCAGGCAGGCGGCCTTCAGCGGCCGCTCGCGGACTACTTCAAGCAGAACTTCTGGGTCGCGGGCAGCGGCACCAACAGCCCCCGCTACCTGCGCTGGACCGCCGAGGTCATGGGCACCGACCGGATGCTGTACTCCACCGACTACCCCTTCACCTACGGCTTCCGCCCCGGCGGCTTCCCCTATGTCGACACCAGCAAGGGCGCCGCCCGCGCCTTCCTGGAGGACGCGCCCTTCACCGACGAGCAGAAGGCCGACATCGCCCACCGCAACTGGGAACGCCTCACCGCCCGCGCGTTTGACGTGCGGCCTGCTCGGTGA
- a CDS encoding type II CAAX endopeptidase family protein — protein sequence MRLLKQLVPVAVVAFAGSAIVGAVQGSSLLTLLFGVATAVLTVLVYARMVRWSERRAPVEVAAQGAARAIARGALIGVALFAAVIANIALVGGYRIDGQGSVAGAVGLLGFMAAAAVTEEVLFRGILFRIVEERTGTWPALALTGLLFGLSHLFNPHANLWGAIAVAVEAGGMLAAAYAATRTLWVPIGVHFGWNFAAAGIFSAEVSGNGATQGLLHGVTSGPALLTGGEFGPEASPYAVVFGLLLTVVFMWLARRRGNVVPIRRGATATLAQ from the coding sequence ATGCGGTTGTTGAAACAGCTCGTGCCCGTCGCGGTGGTCGCCTTCGCAGGGAGCGCGATCGTGGGCGCGGTGCAGGGGAGCTCGCTCCTCACCCTGCTCTTCGGCGTCGCGACGGCCGTGCTCACCGTGCTCGTGTACGCCCGCATGGTGCGGTGGTCCGAGCGCCGGGCACCGGTGGAGGTGGCGGCGCAGGGCGCCGCCCGCGCCATCGCGCGAGGGGCGCTGATCGGGGTCGCATTGTTCGCGGCCGTCATCGCGAACATCGCTCTCGTGGGCGGCTACCGGATCGACGGCCAGGGCTCGGTGGCGGGCGCGGTCGGGCTGCTCGGCTTCATGGCCGCCGCCGCGGTGACGGAGGAAGTGCTGTTTCGCGGCATCCTGTTCAGGATCGTCGAGGAACGCACGGGGACGTGGCCGGCGCTGGCGCTGACCGGCCTGCTGTTCGGCCTGTCGCACCTGTTCAACCCGCACGCCAACCTGTGGGGCGCGATCGCCGTCGCGGTCGAGGCGGGCGGCATGCTCGCCGCCGCCTACGCCGCCACCCGCACCCTGTGGGTGCCGATCGGCGTGCACTTCGGCTGGAACTTCGCGGCGGCCGGCATCTTCAGCGCCGAGGTCTCGGGCAACGGTGCGACGCAGGGGCTGTTGCACGGCGTGACGTCGGGCCCGGCCCTGCTCACGGGCGGCGAGTTCGGGCCGGAGGCGAGCCCGTACGCGGTGGTGTTCGGCCTGCTGCTGACGGTCGTGTTCATGTGGCTGGCCCGCCGGCGCGGCAACGTGGTCCCGATCCGGCGCGGCGCGACCGCTACGCTCGCCCAGTGA